From a region of the Mus caroli unplaced genomic scaffold, CAROLI_EIJ_v1.1 scaffold_18972_1, whole genome shotgun sequence genome:
- the LOC110287977 gene encoding olfactory receptor 150-like: MFQGNLSGVTEFNLAGLTDKPGLQLPLFLLFLGIYVVTVVGNLSMITLILFSSQLHTPMYYFLSSLSFIDLCQSNVIIPKMLVNFLATKNIISYPECLTQLCFFATFGIAECQMLAVMAYDRYVAICKPLLYHSIMSFQVCSWMIFAVYSMALIGATTQTVCMLRVDFCKANVINHYFCDLSPLLKLSCSDTFINEVLALCFSVFNIFIPTLTILSSYIFIIASILRIKSTEGRSKAFSTCSSHISAVAIFFGSLAFMYLQPSSVSSMDQGKVSSVFYTIVVPMLNPLIYSLRNKDVKVALNKFLERFFCCKQN; the protein is encoded by the coding sequence ATGTTCCAAGGAAATCTTTCTGGAGTAACTGAGTTCAATCTTGCTGGTTTAACAGACAAACCGGGGCTGCAGctgcccctcttcctcctgttcctagGAATCTATGTGGTAACAGTAGTGGGGAATCTCAGCATGATCACCCTGATACTATTCAGTTCTCAActacacacacccatgtattATTTTCTCAGCAGTCTGTCCTTCATTGACCTCTGCCAGTCCAATGTTATTATTCCCAAAATGTTGGTGAACTTTTTGGCCACGAAGAACATCATCTCCTACCCTGAATGCCTGACGCAGTTATGCTTTTTTGCTACTTTTGGTATTGCAGAGTGTCAGATGTTGGCTGTAATGGCATATGACCGCTATGTTGCCATTTGTAAGCCCTTACTTTACCATTCTATAATGTCCTTTCAAGTCTGTTCCTGGATGATATTTGCAGTATACAGTATGGCTTTGATTGGTGCCACAACTCAAACAGTCTGCATGTTAAGAGTGGATTTCTGTAAGGCCAACGTAATAAATCATTACTTCTGTGATCTTTCCCCACTCCTGAAACTCTCTTGTTCTGATACTTTTATTAATGAAGTATTAGCTTTATGCTTTAGTGTTTTCAATATCTTTATTCCAACTCTGACAATTCTAAGCTCTTACATCTTCATCATTGCCAGCATCCTCCGAATTAAATCCACTGAAGGCAGGTCCAAAGCCTTCAGCACCTGCAGCTCACACATATCAGCTGTTGCTATCTTCTTTGGTTCCCTTGCATTCATGTACCTGCAGCCATCATCAGTCAGCTCTATGGACCAAGGGAAAGTGTCCTCTGTATTTTATACCATTGTTGTGCCCATGCTTAATCCTTtgatctacagcctgaggaataaGGATGTAAAAGTTGCACTAAATAAGTTCcttgaaagatttttttgttgtaaacaaaactga